The genomic DNA GTGCGATCTCCGTGCCGCAGTCGGCCGGAATCCCGGTCACTCACCGGGGTGTGGCATCCGCCGTGCATGTCGTGAACGGCCAGGGCGACGTCACCGATGCCACCTTCGCCGCGATGAAGGATGACTCGGTCACCACTGTCGTCCTGATGGGGGTCGCGGCGTTGCCGCGGATCGTCGCGGCAGCGCTCGCGTACGGCATCCCCGAGCAGCAGCCTGTGGCTATTGTGGAGAACGGCCATACCCCCATCCAGCGGACGATCCGGAGCACACTGATGAACGTCGTCGCCGAAGCGGATGCAGCGCAGGTGCAGAACCCGTCCGTGATCGTCTTCGGCGGCGTTGCCGCGGCCGGCCTGCTGCTGCCGATCACCGGACAGCTCGCCGAGAGCACCGCGTGACGAAGCCGCGAGCCACAGGGCCGCGCGTGCTCGATGCCGCACTCGCCGGTTGTACCATCATCGTCGCGGCGGATCGCCGCTCGGTGGACCTCGCCACGGCGCTGGAACGACGTGGCGCGCAGGTGCACCGCGCCCCGGCGCTGAGTATCGTCCCCAACGCGGACGATGCTGAGCTGCTGCGCCGAACCGAGCAGCTGGTGGCGTCTCCTCCCGACATCGTCGTCGTCACCACGGGTGTGGGCTTCCGCGGCTGGATGGATGCCGCTCATGAGCACGGCCTCGACGCACGTCTGGACGCCGCTCTCGCGGATGCGCAGTTCGTCGCGAGGGGGCCGAAGGCGCACGGGGCGATCCAGCAGGCCGGATTCACCGCCGACTGGGTCGCGGAATCGGAGACCTCCGCCGAAGTGGGCGAGTATCTGCTCGCCTCGCGTATCGCCGGCAAACGGATCGCCATCCAGCACCACGGCGCGGGCGCCGACGGTCTCGATGAGCTACTCGCCGCCGAGGGCGCCGACGTCGTCAGCATCACGGTGTATCGCTGGGGACCGCCGCCCGACCCCGAGATCGTGCGGCGATCCGCGCTGCAGGCGGGCTCCGGCGAAGCGGATGCGGTGCTGTTCACCTCGGCGCCGGGCGCGGCATCATGGCTGCGCGTCGCCGAGGAAGTCGGCGCTCTTGACGAGATCAGAGTCCGCGCGAGCACGGGCCGCCTGCTGCTCGCGGCGGTCGGACCGATCACGGTGCAGCCCCTGCTCGACGCCGATCTGCGCGCGACGGTCGCCGAGCGCGGGCGCCTCGGCTCGTTGGCGCGATGCGTCATCGGTCATTTCGGCGGTGGTCGGGCCCCGTCCCGACACACGGCGGCAGGACGCGTGGAGGTGCGCAGCGGCGGCATCCTGGTCGACGAGACGTTCATTCCCTTGTCGCGCACGGCGGCCCGGCTCATCGAGGCGCTCTTCCTCGCGGGCGGGAACGTTCTCTCGCGGCAGGAACTCGGCCGGATCCTTCCCGGTGCCGAGCGCAACCCGCACGCGGTAGAGGTCGCGATCGCGCGCCTGCGTGACGCTCTCGGCGATCTCGATCTGGTCCGCACCGTCGTCAAGCGCGGCTATCGCCTCGCCGTCGAAGACTGACCGCAGACGCGACGGTGCCCGGTGAGCGAACGCTCACCGGGCACCGTCATGCGTCAGATCAGCCGACGTTCGCCGGCTCCGCATTCACCGGCTCGACGATACGATCCGCCGGTGCGACCTGCTTCGGCGTCCGGACCCGGGGAGCGGAGCCGTCCACCCGCGCAGCGCGAGCCCTGCGCGCCGACGGGCGACCGTGGGTCAGGTAGAGCGGGAGCCCGACGAACAGCAGGCCGCCGACGAGGTTGCCGACCACGGTGGGGATCTCGTTCCAGATCAGGTAGTCCATGATCGTGAAGTCGGCGCCGAGGAGCAGCCCGGACGGGAACAGGAACATGTTCACGATCGAATGCTCGAAGCCCATGTAGAAGAACAGCATGATCGGCATCCACATCGCGACGATCTTCCCGAGCACGTTGTCGGAGATCATCGCCATGACGACGCCGGTGGATACCAGCCAGTTGCACAGCACGCCTCGGATGAACAGGGTGAGCATTCCGGCAGCACCGTGATCGGCGTAGCCGACGGTCCGTCCGTGGCCGATCTCGCCGATCGCGAGTCCGACGGCACCGGGCTCGGTGGAGAACCCGTAGGTGAAGTACACCGCCATGAGGACGGCGACCATGAACGCGCCGCCGAAGTTGCCCAGGAAGACCAGGCCCCAGTTGCGGAGCATTCCGCCCACGGTCGCCCCTGGGCGCTTGTCGAGGAGCGCGAGCGGAGTGAGCGTGAAGACTCCGGTGAGCAGGTCGTATCCGAGCAGGTAGAGCATCACGAAGCCGACGGGGAAGAGCAGCGCACCCAGGAGTGGCTGGCCGGTATTGACTGAGACCGTGACCGCGAACGCGGCGGCGATCGTGAGGAGAGCTGCGCCCATGAATGAGCGGATCAACGTGTCCCGGGTCGACATCTGCAGCTTGTAGGCGCCGGCGTCGACCATGCGGGTCACGAGTTCCGCGGGCTTGACGTAGGACATGAGAGACCTCCAGAGGGACAGGGAGCCACGAGTTCGGCTGTGGTCAGCATGACTCAGCGGCGTTTCCCGGAGGGACCAGGCACGTTACGCCCGTGCACCGGGTGGCTCACAAACGCCTGCGAGGCGGTGTGAGCGTCGCTGCGGCTACGGAGCCGGCGTCTCCGCGGGAGTATCGGACGGAATCGGAGCGGGTGTCTCCACCGGAGTCTCGCTCGGGGTCGGGGCGATGCTCTGGGTGGGCTCCGGCTCGGGGGCGGTGACCTGGGCGTGCACGACCTGGCTGGCGATCACGCCGGCGATGAGGAGCCCGCCGGCGACACCGGCGACGATGTTGTCCCGTACGCGTCGGCGTTCCTGGCCCTGGTGCCACTCGCTGCGAGCCGTGTACAGACGGGCGCGTTCCGCTGCGGCGCGTGCCCGCT from Microbacterium sp. LWO13-1.2 includes the following:
- a CDS encoding formate/nitrite transporter family protein, which gives rise to MSYVKPAELVTRMVDAGAYKLQMSTRDTLIRSFMGAALLTIAAAFAVTVSVNTGQPLLGALLFPVGFVMLYLLGYDLLTGVFTLTPLALLDKRPGATVGGMLRNWGLVFLGNFGGAFMVAVLMAVYFTYGFSTEPGAVGLAIGEIGHGRTVGYADHGAAGMLTLFIRGVLCNWLVSTGVVMAMISDNVLGKIVAMWMPIMLFFYMGFEHSIVNMFLFPSGLLLGADFTIMDYLIWNEIPTVVGNLVGGLLFVGLPLYLTHGRPSARRARAARVDGSAPRVRTPKQVAPADRIVEPVNAEPANVG
- a CDS encoding uroporphyrinogen-III synthase, producing MTKPRATGPRVLDAALAGCTIIVAADRRSVDLATALERRGAQVHRAPALSIVPNADDAELLRRTEQLVASPPDIVVVTTGVGFRGWMDAAHEHGLDARLDAALADAQFVARGPKAHGAIQQAGFTADWVAESETSAEVGEYLLASRIAGKRIAIQHHGAGADGLDELLAAEGADVVSITVYRWGPPPDPEIVRRSALQAGSGEADAVLFTSAPGAASWLRVAEEVGALDEIRVRASTGRLLLAAVGPITVQPLLDADLRATVAERGRLGSLARCVIGHFGGGRAPSRHTAAGRVEVRSGGILVDETFIPLSRTAARLIEALFLAGGNVLSRQELGRILPGAERNPHAVEVAIARLRDALGDLDLVRTVVKRGYRLAVED